The following coding sequences lie in one Silurus meridionalis isolate SWU-2019-XX chromosome 19, ASM1480568v1, whole genome shotgun sequence genomic window:
- the LOC124402437 gene encoding LOW QUALITY PROTEIN: myosin heavy chain, fast skeletal muscle-like (The sequence of the model RefSeq protein was modified relative to this genomic sequence to represent the inferred CDS: inserted 4 bases in 3 codons), whose product MGDGEMECFGPAAIYLRKPEKERIEAQNKPFDAKTAVFVVDAAEMYVKGTLKSKEGGKATVETLESKKTVTVKEDEIFPMNPPKYDKMEDMAMMTHLSEPAVLYNLKERYAAWMIYTYSGLFCVTVNPYKWLPVYDAVVVSGYRGKKRIEAPPHIFSISDNAYQFMHTDRENQSVLITGESGAGKTVNTKRVIQYFAMVGMTGKKAEPVPGKMQGSLEDQIVAANPLLEAYGNAKTVRNDNSSRFGKFIRIHFGQTGKLASADIETYLLEKSRVTFQLSAERSYHIFYQLMTGHKPELLEALLITTNPYDYPMISQGEITVKSINDVEEFIATDTAIDILGFSADEKINIYKLTGAVMHHGNMKFKQKQREEQAEPDGTEIADKIAYLLGLNSADMLKALCYPRVKVGNEFVTKGQTVPQVNNSVSALCKSIYEKMFLWMVIRINEMLDTKQQRQYFIGVLDIAGFEIFDFNSLEQLCINFTNEKLQQFFNHHMFVLEQEEYKKEGIEWEFIDFGMDLAACIELIEKPMGIFSILEEECMFPKATDTSFKNKLHDQHLGKCNAFQKPKPGKGKAEAHFSLVHYAGTVDYNISGWLDKNKDPLNDSVVQLYQKSGNKLLCHLYAAHASADADAGGGKKGGKKKGGSFQTVSALFRENLGKLMSNLRSTHPHFVRCLIPNESKTPGLMENFLVIHQLRCNGVLEGIRICRKGFPSRILYGDFKQRYKVLNASVIPEGQFIDNKKASEKLLGSIDVDHTQYKFGHTKVFFKAGLLGTLEEMRDEKLANLVTMTQALCRGYLMRREFVKMMERRESIYSIQYNIRSFMNVKHWPWMKLYFKIKPLLKSAETEKEMAAMKENFEKMKEDLAKALAKKKELEEKMVSLQQEKNDLQLAVASESESLSDAEERCEGLIKSKIQLEAKLKETNERLEDEEEINAELTAKKRKLEDECSELKKDIDDLELTLAKVEKEKHATENKVKNLTEEMASQDESIAKLTKEKKALQEAHQQTLDDLQAEEDKVNTLTKSKTKLEQQVDDLEGSLEQEKKLRMDLERAKRKLEGDLKLAQESIMDLENDKQQSDEKIKKKDFETSQLLSKIEDEQTLGAQLQKKIKELQARIEELEEEIEAERAARAKVEKQRADXSRELEEISERLEEAGGATAAQIEMNKKREAEFQKLRRDLEESTLQHEATAAALRKKQADSVAELGEQIDNLQRVKQKLEKEKSEYKMEIDDLSSNMEAVAKSKANLEKMCRTVEDQLSELKAKNDEHVRQLNDISTQKXRLQTENGEFSRQLEEKEALVSQLTRGKQAYTQQIEELKRHIEEEVKAKNALAHAVQSARHDCDLLREQFEEEQEAKAELQRSMSKANSEVAQWRTKYETDAIQRTEELEEAKKKLAQRLQEAEESIEAVNSKCASLEKTKQRLQGEVEDLMIDVERSNAXAANLDKKQRNFDKVLAEWKQKFEEGQAELEGAQKEARSLSTELFKMKNSYEEALDQLETLKRENKNLQQEISDLTEQIGETGKTIHELEKAKKTVETEKSEIQTALEEAEGTLEHEESKILRVQLELNQVKSEIDRKLAEKDEEMEQIKRNSQRVIESMQTTLDSEVRSRNDALRVKKKMEGDLNEMEIQLSHANRQAAEAQKQLRNVQGQLKDAQLHLDEAVRGQEDMKEQVAMVERRNNLMLAEIEELRVALEQTERGRKVAEQELVDASERVALLHSQNTSLINTKKKLEGDLVQVQGEVDDTIQEARNAEEKAKKAITDAAMMAEELKKEQDTSAHLERMKKNLEVTVKDLQHRLDEAENLAMKGGKKQLQKLESRVRELESEVEAEQRRGVEAVKGVRKYERRVKELTYQTEEDKKNVNRLQDLVDKLQLKVKAYKRQAEEAEEQANTHLSRYRKVQHEMEEAQERADIAESQVNKLRAKSRDVGKSKEE is encoded by the exons ATGGGAGATGGTGAGATGGAATGCTTCGGCCCAGCGGCCATCTACCTCCGCAAGCCGGAAAAGGAGAGGATTGAGGCTCAGAACAAACCTTTCGATGCCAAAACAGCCGTCTTTGTGGTCGATGCCGCAGAGATGTACGTCAAGGGTACACTGAAGAGTAAAGAGGGGGGCAAAGCCACCGTAGAAACTCTGGAAAGCAAAAAA ACTGTCACCGTTAAGGAAGATGAAATCTTTCCAATGAATCCTCCAAAATATGACAAAATGGAGGACATGGCCATGATGACCCACCTCAGTGAACCTGCTGTGCTGTATAACCTCAAAGAGCGTTACGCAGCATGGATGATCTAC ACCTACTCAGGGTTGTTCTGCGTCACTGTGAACCCCTACAAGTGGCTCCCAGTGTATGATGCTGTCGTTGTGTCTGGATACAGAGGCAAAAAGAGGATTGAAGCCCCACCTCACATCTTCTCCATCTCTGATAACGCCTATCAGTTCATGCACACTG ATCGTGAGAACCAGTCAGTCCTGATTAC TGGAGAATCTGGTGCAGGAAAGACTGTGAACACAAAACGTGTCATTCAGTACTTTGCAATGGTTGGCATGACTGGAAAGAAGGCAGAACCTGTTCCTGGCAAAATgcag GGTTCACTGGAAGACCAAATTGTTGCAGCCAACCCCCTGCTGGAGGCTTACGGTAATGCCAAGACTGTGAGAAATGACAACTCCTCTCGTTTT GGTAAATTTATTAGAATCCATTTTGGACAAACTGGAAAACTGGCTTCAGCTGATATTGAAACCT AtctgctggaaaagtcaagagTCACTTTCCAGCTGTCTGCTGAGAGAAGCTACCACATTTTCTACCAGCTCATGACTGGACACAAACCCGAGCTGCTTG aggcactgctcatcaccacCAACCCTTATGATTACCCAATGATCAGCCAGGGTGAAATCACAGTCAAGAGCATCAATGATGTGGAGGAGTTCATTGCCACAGAT ACTGCCATTGACATTCTTGGCTTCAGCGCTGATGAAAAAATTAACATCTACAAGCTGACCGGTGCTGTGATGCATCATGGCAACATGAAGTTCAAGCAGAAGCAGAGAGAGGAGCAGGCTGAGCCTGATGGCACtgaaa TTGCTGATAAAATCGCCTACCTTCTGGGTCTGAACTCAGCTGACATGCTGAAAGCTTTGTGTTACCCCAGAGTCAAAGTCGGAAACGAGTTTGTGACCAAAGGCCAGACTGTACCACAG GTGAACAATTCCGTGTCTGCTCTGTGCAAGTCCATCTATGAGAAAATGTTCTTGTGGATGGTCATTCGTATCAATGAGATGTTGGACACAAAGCAGCAAAGGCAGTACTTCATTGGTGTGCTGGACATCGCTGGATTTGAGATCTTTGAT TTCAACAGCTTGGAGCAGCTCTGCATTAacttcacaaatgagaaactgCAACAGTTTTTCAACCACCACATGTTCGTGCTGGAACAAGAGGAGTACAAGAAAGAAGGTATCGAGTGGGAGTTCATTGACTTTGGTATGGACTTGGCTGCCTGCATTGAGCTTATTGAGAAG CCAATGGGCATCTTCTCCATCCTTGAAGAGGAGTGCATGTTCCCCAAGGCTACAGACACGTCCTTCAAGAACAAACTTCATGACCAGCACCTTGGCAAATGCAACGCCTTCCAGAAGCCAAAGCCTGGCAAAGGCAAAGCTGAGGCTCACTTCTCCCTGGTGCACTACGCCGGCACTGTGGACTACAACATTTCCGGCTGGTTGGACAAGAACAAGGATCCACTGAACGACTCTGTTGTCCAGCTGTACCAGAAATCAGGAAACAAACTGCTGTGCCACCTTTATGCAGCCCATGCCAGTGCCGATG CTGATGCTGGTGGTGGAAAGAAGGGCGGCAAAAAGAAGGGTGGTTCCTTCCAGACAGTGTCTGCATTGTTTAGG GAGAACTTGGGCAAGCTGATGAGCAACTTGAGGAGCACTCACCCTCACTTTGTGCGTTGCTTGATTCCAAATGAGTCCAAGACTCCAG GTTTGATGGAGAACTTCCTGGTCATCCACCAGTTGAGGTGTAATGGTGTGCTGGAGGGTATCAGAATCTGCAGAAAGGGATTCCCCAGCAGGATCCTCTATGGTGACTTCAAACAGAG aTACAAAGTCTTGAATGCCAGCGTCATCCCAGAGGGACAGTTCATTGACAACAAGAAAGCTTCAGAGAAACTCTTGGGCTCCATTGATGTGGATCATACACAGTACAAGTTTGGACACACCAAG GTGTTCTTCAAAGCCGGTCTGCTGGGAACCCTTGAGGAGATGCGAGATGAAAAACTAGCCAATCTGGTGACCATGACTCAGGCTTTGTGCCGTGGCTACCTCATGAGGAGGGAGTTTGTCAAGATGATGGAGAGGAG GGAATCCATCTATTCCATCCAATACAACATCCGCTCATTCATGAATGTGAAACACTGGCCATGGATGAAGTTGTACTTCAAGATCAAGCCTCTTCTCAAGAGTGCAGAGACTGAGAAGGAAATGGCTGCCATGAAGGAGAACTTTGAGAAAATGAAGGAGGACTTGGCAAAAGCACTGGCTAAGAAGAAAGAGCTTGAGGAGAAGATGGTTTCTCTGCAACAGGAGAAAAATGACCTGCAACTAGCAGTAGCCTCT GAATCAGAGAGCCTTTCTGATGCTGAGGAAAGATGTGAGGGACTCATCAAAAGCAAGATCCAGCTTGAAGCTAAGCTCAAGGAGACAAATGAGAGActggaggatgaggaggaaatCAATGCTGAGCTGACTGCCAAGAAGAGGAAACTGGAGGATGAGTGCTCTGAGCTGAAGAAGGACATTGATGACCTGGAGCTCACCTTGGCCAAAGTGGAGAAGGAGAAACATGCCACTGAGAACAAG GTGAAGAACCTCACTGAAGAAATGGCATCTCAGGATGAGAGCATTGCCAAGCTCACTAAGGAGAAGAAAGCCCTCCAAGAGGCACACCAGCAGACTCTGGATGATCTCCAGGCAGAGGAAGACAAAGTCAACACTCTGACCAAATCCAAGACCAAGCTTGAACAACAAGTTGATGAT CTTGAAGGTTCTCTGGAACAAGAGAAGAAGCTGCGTATGGACCTTGAGAGAGCCAAGAGAAAGCTTGAAGGTGACTTGAAACTGGCCCAAGAGTCCATAATGGACCTGGAGAACGACAAGCAGCAGTCTGATGAGAAGATCAAGAA GAAGGACTTTGAAACAAGTCAACTTCTGAGCAAGATTGAAGATGAACAGACCCTGGGTGCCCAGCTTCAGAAAAAGATTAAAGAGCTCCAG GCTCGCATTGAAGAGCTGGAGGAAGAAATCGAGGCTGAGCGTGCAGCTCGTGCTAAAGTTGAGAAGCAGAGAGCTGA CTCCAGGGAACTTGAGGAGATCAGTGAGAGGCTGGAGGAAGCTGGAGGTGCCACCGCTGCTCAGATTGAGATGAACAAGAAGCGCGAGGCCGAGTTCCAGAAACTGCGTCGTGATCTGGAAGAATCCACTCTGCAGCATGAAGCTACAGCTGCTGCACTCCGCAAGAAACAAGCTGACAGTGTTGCTGAGCTCGGAGAACAGATCGACAACCTTCAGCGTGTCAAACAGAagctggagaaggagaagagtgAATATAAAATGGAGATCGATGATCTCTCCAGTAACATGGAAGCTGTGGCCAAATCAAAG GCTAACCTAGAAAAGATGTGCCGCACCGTAGAGGACCAGCTGAGTGAACTCAAAGCTAAGAATGATGAACATGTTCGTCAACTCAATGACATCAGCACACAAA CCCGCCTTCAGACTGAGAATG GTGAATTCAGCCGTCAGCTGGAGGAGAAAGAAGCACTTGTTTCTCAGCTGACCAGAGGAAAACAAGCTTACACTCAGCAGATCGAGGAACTCAAAAGACATATCGAGGAGGAAGTCAAG GCAAAGAACGCTCTGGCTCATGCTGTCCAATCAGCTCGTCACGACTGTGATCTTCTCAGAGAGCAGTTTGAGGAAGAGCAGGAGGCCAAGGCTGAGCTTCAGCGTTCAATGTCAAAGGCCAACAGTGAGGTGGCTCAATGGAGAACCAAATATGAGACTGATGCCATCCAGCGTACAGAGGAGCTTGAGGAGGCCAA GAAAAAGCTTGCTCAGCGTCTTCAAGAAGCAGAGGAGTCCATTGAAGCCGTGAACTCCAAGTGTGCTTCTCTGGAGAAGACCAAGCAGAGGCTGCAGGGTGAAGTGGAGGACCTCATGATTGATGTTGAGCGATCCAACG TGGCTGCTAACCTCGACAAGAAACAGAGGAACTTTGACAAG GTCTTGGCAGAATGGAAGCAGAAGTTTGAGGAAGGTCAGGCTGAACTGGAGGGAGCTCAGAAAGAAGCTCGTTCTCTCAGTACTGAACTCTTTAAGATGAAGAACTCATATGAGGAAGCTCTTGACCAGCTGGAGACTCTGAAAAGGGAGAACAAGAATCTCCAGc AGGAGATCTCTGACTTGACTGAACAGATTGGAGAGACTGGAAAGACCATTCATGAGCTGGAGAAGGCAAAGAAGACGGTGGAAACTGAGAAATCAGAAATCCAGACTGCTCTTGAGGAGGCTGAG GGTACACTTGAACATGAAGAGTCCAAGATCCTTCGTGTCCAGCTTGAGCTCAACCAGGTTAAAAGTGAGATTGACAGGAAACTGGCTGAGAAAGATGAGGAGATGGAGCAGATCAAGAGAAACAGCCAGAGGGTGATTGAGTCCATGCAGACTACTCTGGACTCTGAGGTTAGGAGCAGGAATGATGCTTTAAGGGTCAAGAAGAAGATGGAGGGTGATCTGAATGAGATGGAGATTCAGCTGAGCCATGCCAACCGCCAGGCAGCTGAAGCCCAGAAACAGCTCAGGAATGTCCAAGGACAGCTCAAG GATGCCCAACTGCACCTTGATGAGGCTGTCAGAGGACAAGAAGACATGAAGGAGCAGGTGGCCATGGTGGAGCGCAGGAATAACCTGATGCTGGCAGAGATTGAGGAACTGAGAGTTGCACTGGAGCAGACAGAAAGAGGCCGCAAAGTGGCTGAACAGGAGCTGGTTGATGCCAGTGAGCGTGTGGCACTGCTGCACTCTCAG aaCACCAGTCTAATCAACACCAAGAAGAAGCTCGAGGGTGATCTGGTGCAGGTACAAGGTGAGGTGGATGATACCATCCAGGAGGCCAGGAATGCTGAGGAGAAGGCCAAGAAGGCCATCACAGAT GCTGCTATGATGGCTGAAGAGCTGAAAAAAGAGCAGGATACCAGTGCTCATCTGGAGAGGATGAAAAAGAACCTTGAGGTTACCGTCAAAGATCTGCAGCACCgtctggatgaagctgagaaTCTCGCAATGAAGGGTGGAAAGAAGCAGCTCCAGAAACTGGAATCCAGG GTGCGTGAACTGGAGAGTGAGGTCGAAGCCGAGCAGAGACGTGGCGTTGAAGCCGTTAAAGGAGTCCGTAAATATGAGAGGAGAGTGAAGGAACTCACCTACCAG ACTGAGGAGGATAAGAAGAACGTGAATAGACTGCAGGACCTTGTGGATAAACTGCAGCTGAAAGTAAAGGCCTACAAGAGGCAGGCTGAGGAAGCT GAGGAGCAGGCAAACACTCACCTGTCCAGGTACAGGAAAGTCCAGCATGAGATGGAAGAAGCTCAGGAGCGTGCTGACATTGCTGAATCCCAGGTCAACAAGCTGAGAGCCAAGAGTAGAGATGTTGGAAAG AGCAAAGAAGAATAA